In one Alnus glutinosa chromosome 12, dhAlnGlut1.1, whole genome shotgun sequence genomic region, the following are encoded:
- the LOC133852198 gene encoding U1 small nuclear ribonucleoprotein A isoform X2, translating into MAEVTTGNEIPPNMTIYINNLNEKIKLEELKKSLHAVFSQFGKILEVQAFKTLKHKGQAWVVFEGVSSATNALRQMQGFPFYDKPMRIQYAKTKSDVIAKGDGTFVPRERRKRHDDKGKKKKEQHDANQAGIGLNPAYAGAYGSIPPLSQIPYPGGVKSMVPEAPAPPNNILFVQNLPHETTPMMLQMLFYQYPGFKEVRMVETKPGIAFVEYGDEMQSTAAMQALQGFKITQQNPMLITYAKK; encoded by the exons ATGGCAGAGGTCACTACAGGCAATGAAATCCCTCCGAATATGACCATATACATCAACAACCTCAACGAGAAGATCAAGCTCGAAG AGTTGAAGAAGTCTCTGCACGCGGTGTTCTCGCAGTTTGGGAAGATACTGGAGGTGCAGGCGTTCAAGACGCTGAAGCACAAGGGGCAGGCGTGGGTGGTCTTCGAGGGGGTGTCCTCCGCCACCAATGCGCTTCGCCAAATGCAGGGCTTTCCTTTCTACGACAAGCCCATG AGAATACAATATGCAAAGACAAAATCAGATGTAATAGCCAAGGGTGATGGTACTTTTGTGCCGCGGGAAAGACGCAAGAGGCACGATGATAAGG gaaagaagaaaaaagaacaacatGATGCTAATCAAGCTGGAATTGGTCTGAATCCTGCTTATGCTGGTGCTTATGGTTCAATACCTCCT CTATCTCAAATACCCTATCCAGGCGGTGTAAAGTCTATGGTGCCAGAGGCGCCTGCTCCACCAAATAACATACTGTTCGTGCAGAATCTTCCCCATGAGACAACTCCCATGATGCTGCAAATGCTGTTCTACCAATATCCCGGTTTTAAGGAAGTTAGAATGGTGGAAACAAAGCCTGGGATTGCCTTTGTGGAGTATGGAGATGAGATGCAATCAACAGCTGCGATGCAGGCACTCCAAGGTTTCAAGATAACCCAACAGAACCCAATGTTGATCACCTATGCAAAGAAATAA
- the LOC133852198 gene encoding U1 small nuclear ribonucleoprotein A isoform X1, translating to MAEVTTGNEIPPNMTIYINNLNEKIKLEELKKSLHAVFSQFGKILEVQAFKTLKHKGQAWVVFEGVSSATNALRQMQGFPFYDKPMRIQYAKTKSDVIAKGDGTFVPRERRKRHDDKAGKKKKEQHDANQAGIGLNPAYAGAYGSIPPLSQIPYPGGVKSMVPEAPAPPNNILFVQNLPHETTPMMLQMLFYQYPGFKEVRMVETKPGIAFVEYGDEMQSTAAMQALQGFKITQQNPMLITYAKK from the exons ATGGCAGAGGTCACTACAGGCAATGAAATCCCTCCGAATATGACCATATACATCAACAACCTCAACGAGAAGATCAAGCTCGAAG AGTTGAAGAAGTCTCTGCACGCGGTGTTCTCGCAGTTTGGGAAGATACTGGAGGTGCAGGCGTTCAAGACGCTGAAGCACAAGGGGCAGGCGTGGGTGGTCTTCGAGGGGGTGTCCTCCGCCACCAATGCGCTTCGCCAAATGCAGGGCTTTCCTTTCTACGACAAGCCCATG AGAATACAATATGCAAAGACAAAATCAGATGTAATAGCCAAGGGTGATGGTACTTTTGTGCCGCGGGAAAGACGCAAGAGGCACGATGATAAGG caggaaagaagaaaaaagaacaacatGATGCTAATCAAGCTGGAATTGGTCTGAATCCTGCTTATGCTGGTGCTTATGGTTCAATACCTCCT CTATCTCAAATACCCTATCCAGGCGGTGTAAAGTCTATGGTGCCAGAGGCGCCTGCTCCACCAAATAACATACTGTTCGTGCAGAATCTTCCCCATGAGACAACTCCCATGATGCTGCAAATGCTGTTCTACCAATATCCCGGTTTTAAGGAAGTTAGAATGGTGGAAACAAAGCCTGGGATTGCCTTTGTGGAGTATGGAGATGAGATGCAATCAACAGCTGCGATGCAGGCACTCCAAGGTTTCAAGATAACCCAACAGAACCCAATGTTGATCACCTATGCAAAGAAATAA
- the LOC133852199 gene encoding mediator of RNA polymerase II transcription subunit 28 produces MAERQPVDQQHQIDPHLQSSPPPPRDEMVACVMALEAALLPCLPARELQAIDRSPHPSHQIDVERHARDFMEAAKKLQLYFIGLQREDQPTKGETLRKEIAMMEEELKIKTEIIKKQERLIQGWRKELKDQLNKHNNELKRV; encoded by the exons ATGGCTGAGCGACAACCGGTGGATCAGCAGCACCAAATCGATCCACATCTGCAATCCTCGCCGCCGCCGCCGAGGGACGAAATGGTTGCGTGCGTGATGGCACTAGAGGCTGCTTTGCTTCCATGCTTGCCTGCGCGAGAGCTTCAAGCTATAGACCGTTCTCCACACCCTTCTCATCAGA TTGATGTGGAAAGGCATGCAAGAGATTTTATGGAGGCTGCGAAGAAGCTTCAGCTGTATTTTATTGGCCTGCAACGTGAGGATCAGCCAACAAAGGGTGAGACACTTAGAAAG GAGATTGCCATGATGGAGGAAGAATTGAAGATAAAGACTGAGATTATAAAGAAGCAGGAGAGACTGATCCAAGGGTGGAGAAAAGAGTTGAAAGACCAGTTGAACAAACACAACAATGAGTTGAAGAGGGTATAG
- the LOC133851118 gene encoding subtilisin-like protease SBT1.5 has protein sequence MGRLWPLVFTVLFSSFSSLSIVFCKTNVQTTQTFIVRVQNDLKPSHYSNIKAWYKSTLTSLNSTNIAQTQDSHDQLLHVYSTVFHGFSARLSPQQAEELINRPEILAVFPDRLLRIQTTRTPQFLGLGTGTGANSILNDSDSGSNVIIGVLDTGIWPERLNFHDHNLGPVPSRWRGKCAGGEKFPKTLCNKKLIGARYFAKGYQAQYAKDEETELINSARDTAGHGTHTASTAAGRQVNHASFFGFAHGVATGVAPKARIAVYKVCGAQGCATSDILDGIDSAVEDGVDIISASLGGRPMPYYRDPIAIGSFGAIEKGILFSASAGNSGPDSKTTINLAPWITTVGASTIDRKFPADLVLEDGRVITGSSLFQGRPARPKDKYVPLVYAGNVTVKGLDGASAADCLPNTLDADLVRGKIVVCDRGGGSRVEKSVVVKEAGGIGVVVANVEDLGEGLLADAYLNPGLAITKSARSTVLEYISSSKNPRATLRFSGNTKVGVGPAPAIACFSSRGPNVISPHVLKPDLVAPGVNILAAWPDGIPPSELSADRRRTAFNIISGTSMSCPHVSGVAALLKGAHPNWSPAMIKSAMMTTAYTHDKDGKVLRDEKDLNVSNAFGMGAGHVDPEKAVDPGLVYDITVDDYLHFLCASGYNSKEIKVISRRRVHCSGTQQRNLWDLNYPAIVVFLGASAPSKSEVVVKRAVTHVSNGASTYTVKITNPKGAIVTVDHGKMVFTQKGQTQTYRVRILAEKVGLPLDGNLSEFGDLTWTDGKHHVTSPIVVRWS, from the coding sequence ATGGGTCGCCTTTGGCCTCTTGTTTTCACGGTGCTCTTCTCATCGTTCTCATCACTCTCCATTGTTTTCTGCAAAACCAACGTCCAAACCACCCAAACCTTCATTGTCCGTGTCCAAAATGACCTTAAACCTTCACACTACTCCAACATCAAAGCCTGGTACAAGTCTACCCTTACAAGCCTCAATTCTACGAACATTGCCCAAACACAAGACAGCCATGACCAGCTGCTCCACGTTTACAGCACTGTCTTTCACGGCTTCTCAGCAAGACTCTCCCCTCAACAAGCTGAGGAGCTCATAAACCGCCCGGAAATTCTCGCCGTGTTCCCGGACAGGCTTCTCCGAATCCAAACGACACGCACACCTCAATTCTTGGGCCTCGGGACCGGCACCGGTGCAAATAGTATTCTTAATGACTCCGATTCAGGTTCCAACGTCATCATCGGCGTACTCGACACGGGTATCTGGCCCGAGCGGCTTAACTTCCATGACCATAACCTCGGACCCGTACCTTCTCGCTGGAGAGGTAAATGCGCTGGTGGTGAAAAATTCCCCAAAACCCTTTGCAACAAAAAGCTCATTGGCGCACGGTACTTCGCCAAAGGATACCAAGCCCAGTACGCCAAAGACGAAGAGACCGAGCTCATCAACTCAGCCCGAGACACAGCCGGCCATGGCACCCACACTGCGTCCACAGCCGCAGGACGACAGGTCAACCACGCGTCGTTTTTCGGCTTCGCCCATGGGGTTGCCACAGGCGTTGCACCCAAAGCGAGAATCGCCGTGTACAAGGTCTGCGGAGCCCAAGGATGTGCGACCTCTGATATTCTCGACGGCATCGACTCCGCCGTAGAAGACGGCGTCGATATAATATCTGCCTCCTTAGGCGGCCGCCCTATGCCATACTATCGGGACCCAATAGCCATAGGGTCGTTTGGTGCAATAGAGAAAGGAATTCTCTTTTCCGCTTCGGCTGGTAATTCGGGTCCCGACTCTAAGACCACCATAAACTTGGCACCTTGGATCACCACTGTTGGTGCGAGCACTATTGATAGGAAATTCCCCGCAGATCTAGTGCTCGAGGATGGTCGCGTCATCACCGGATCATCGCTCTTCCAAGGTCGACCAGCGCGGCCCAAGGATAAATATGTGCCGTTGGTTTACGCGGGAAATGTTACAGTAAAGGGTCTAGACGGTGCTTCCGCTGCTGATTGCTTGCCCAATACCTTGGATGCGGATTTGGTACGTGGCAAAATCGTGGTGTGTGATCGAGGCGGAGGGTCACGTGTCGAAAAATCAGTGGTGGTGAAGGAGGCTGGTGGGATCGGGGTTGTCGTTGCCAACGTGGAAGATTTAGGAGAGGGTTTACTCGCGGATGCATATTTGAATCCTGGCCTAGCAATCACTAAATCAGCGCGCAGCACCGTGCTCGAGTACATAAGCTCCTCTAAGAACCCACGGGCTACCTTGCGTTTTAGTGGGAACACCAAAGTGGGAGTCGGACCAGCACCTGCGATTGCTTGTTTCTCATCCCGTGGGCCCAACGTAATATCTCCCCACGTGTTAAAGCCTGATTTGGTTGCGCCAGGTGTCAACATCTTAGCGGCATGGCCTGATGGTATACCGCCATCGGAGTTATCTGCTGATCGGAGGCGCACAGCGTTTAACATAATCTCCGGCACTTCCATGTCTTGCCCGCACGTGTCAGGCGTGGCGGCTTTGTTGAAGGGGGCCCATCCAAACTGGTCCCCGGCGATGATCAAATCGGCCATGATGACCACGGCTTACACACACGATAAAGATGGCAAGGTTTTGCGAGATGAGAAAGATTTGAACGTGTCCAATGCATTTGGTATGGGTGCTGGACACGTGGATCCTGAGAAAGCCGTTGATCCGGGCTTGGTTTATGATATCACAGTGGATGATTACTTGCATTTTCTTTGTGCGTCCGGTTACAACAGCAAAGAAATTAAAGTTATATCAAGGAGGCGAGTGCATTGCAGCGGGACCCAACAACGTAACTTGTGGGACCTGAACTATCCTGCAATTGTAGTATTTCTTGGCGCATCAGCACCGTCCAAATCTGAGGTTGTGGTTAAAAGAGCAGTCACACATGTTAGCAATGGTGCATCAACATACACAGTAAAAATCACGAATCCAAAAGGTGCTATCGTGACCGTCGATCATGGGAAAATGGTGTTCACGCAGAAGGGTCAAACGCAGACCTACAGGGTGCGGATTTTGGCCGAGAAGGTGGGATTGCCCCTTGACGGTAACCTGAGTGAATTTGGGGATCTGACGTGGACTGATGGAAAGCACCACGTCACTTCACCCATTGTGGTGAGATGGTCTTAA
- the LOC133851731 gene encoding poly [ADP-ribose] polymerase 2 → MAGKLKVEELRTELAQRGLSTTGTKPSLVRRLETALRKENKERATVTDDGDASENKKRGRDSENGGSQKIKAVEEFRGMGIRQLREQAALRGVSSTGSKKELLERLGEDSKDQDLEEIPEANEKENESEKEKEKEKEKIVTTTKKGAAVLDQWLPDHIKAHYHVLQLGDEIYDAMMNQTNVGDNNNKFFVTQALESDDGGTFMVYNRWGRVGIKGQDKIHGPYTSRDSAIQEFEHKFFAKTKNHWSNRKEFTCHPKSYTWLEMDYSEKEKELDVKEKPDFALGIQPRETQLEPRIAKFISLICNVSMMKQQMMEIGYNADKLPLGKLSKSTILKGYDVLKRIADVIGQSDRRKLERLTGEFYTVIPHDFGFKKMREFVIDSPQKLKSKLEMVEALAEIEVATKLLKDDVGVEGDPLYSHYQRLHCELTSVEVDSEEFSLIAKYMQNTHAKTHSNYNVDIVQIFRVSRKMEAEHFKKFSSVKNRMLLWHGSRLTNWTGILSQGLRIAPPEAPVTGYMFGKGVYFADMFSKSANYCYSTHAAKAGVLLLCEVALGDMAELSDAKYDADKLPEGKLSTKGVGSTAPDLTEAQELENGVLVPLGKPKVQPGPKGALLYNEYIVYNVEQIRMRYVVQVDFNFK, encoded by the exons ATGGCAGGCAAGCTCAAAGTAGAAGAGCTCCGAACCGAACTCGCCCAACGCGGACTCAGCACAACCGGAACCAAGCCCTCCCTG GTCCGAAGACTCGAAACCGCTCTGCGCAAAGAAAACAAGGAGCGAGCAACGGTTACAGACGATGGTGATGCTTCGGAAAATAAGAAGAGAGGGAGGGACTCAGAAAATGGGGGTTCCCAGAAAATCAAGGCCGTCGAGGAGTTTCGAGGGATGGGGATTCGGCAATTGCGCGAACAAGCAGCTCTTCGAGGCGTTTCATCAACTGGGTCCAAGAAAGAGCTTCTAGAAAGGCTCGGTGAAGATTCAAAAGACCAGGATTTAGAGGAAATTCCTGAAG ctaatgaaaaagaaaatgaaagcgagaaggaaaaggagaaggagaaggagaagatcGTAACCACAACTAAAAAGGGTGCAGCGGTACTGGATCAATGGCTTCCGGATCACATAAAGGCTCACTACCATGTTTTACAACTG GGTGATGAAATATATGATGCCATGATGAACCAGACGAATGTTGGAgataacaataacaaattttttgtgACTCAAGCTCTTG AATCTGATGATGGTGGTACATTCATGGTTTACAATAGGTGGGGGAGAGTAGGAATAAAGGGTCAAGACAAGATACACGGTCCTTACACATCACGAGACAGTGCAATCCAGGAGTTTGAACATAAGTTCTTTGCCAAGACCAAGAACCATTGGTCCAATCGTAAAGAGTTCACTTGCCATCCAAAGAGCTATACTTGGTTGGAAATGGATTATAgtgagaaggaaaaagaattaGAT GTCAAAGAGAAGCCTGACTTTGCTTTAGGAATTCAACCTCGTGAAACACAACTTGAGCCACGCATTGCAAAATTTATATCTCTGATCTGCAATGTCAGCATGATGAAACAGCAAATGATGGAAATAG GATACAATGCTGATAAATTGCCACTTGGCAAGCTAAGcaaatcaacaattttgaaG GGCTATGATGTCCTGAAGAGGATTGCTGATGTGATTGGCCAGTCTGATAGGAGAAAACTTGAACGATTGACTGG AGAATTCTACACTGTTATTCCCCATGACTTTGGCTTTAAAAAAATGC GTGAATTTGTAATTGACTCTCCTCAGAAGTTGAAAAGCAAGTTGGAAATG GTAGAAGCGTTAGCTGAAATTGAGGTTGCGACGAAGTTATTGAAGGATGATGTTGGGGTAGAG GGTGACCCTTTGTATTCTCATTACCAACGCCTTCATTGTGAGCTGACATCGGTTGAAGTTGATTCTGAGGAATTCTCTCTG ATTGCAAAATATATGCAGAACACTCATGCAAAAACACATTCAAACTACAATGTGGATATTGTTCAAATATTCAGGGTATCAAGAAAGATGGAAGCTGAACACTTCAAAAAG TTTTCCTCCGTGAAAAATAGGATGCTCTTATGGCATGGTTCTCGGCTCACGAACTGGACTGGCATTTTATCCCAAG GTTTGCGCATAGCTCCACCTGAAGCGCCTGTAACAGGTTACATGTTCGGGAAGGGGGTTTACTTTGCTGATATGTTCTCCAAAAGTGCAAATTATTGCTATTCTACTCATGCTGCTAAGGCTGGCGTGCTGCTTTTGTGTGAG GTAGCACTGGGTGACATGGCAGAGCTTTCAGATGCAAAATATGATGCTGATAAGTTGCCAGAGGGGAAGTTAAG CACAAAAGGTGTAGGAAGTACTGCACCAGATCTCACAGAAGCTCAGGAACTTGAGAATGGTGTTCTTGTTCCCCTAGGAAAACCTAAAGTGCAACCGGGGCCTAAg GGTGCTTTATTGTACAACGAGTACATAGTTTACAATGTGGAGCAGATTAGGATGCGCTATGTTGTTCAAGTGGATTTCAATTTCAAGTGA